One genomic window of Brachionichthys hirsutus isolate HB-005 chromosome 22, CSIRO-AGI_Bhir_v1, whole genome shotgun sequence includes the following:
- the LOC137911056 gene encoding kinesin-like protein KIF21A, which produces MSSGPDESSVRVALRIRPQLAKEKIEGCHICTFVMPGEPQVVLGKDKAFTYDHVLDMDAQQESIYSHCTESLIEGCFEGYNATIFAYGQTGSGKTYTMGTGFDVNIGEDELGIVPRAVNHLFRGIEQRQQAATEQGRPVPEFKINAQFLELYNEEVLDLFDSTRDADARKQRSSIKIHEDANGGIYTVGVATRTVTSAAEMIQCLKTGALSRTTASTQMNAQSSRSHAIFTIHLCQVRVCSPDNNDNATDNRLANSSEINEFETLTAKFHFVDLAGSERLKRTGATGDRAKEGISINCGLLALGNVISALGDRSKRSTHVPYRDSKLTRLLQDSLGGNSQTVMIACISPSDRDFMETLNTLKYANRARNIKNKVVVNQDRASQQISALRTELARLQMELMEYRTGKRMVGEDGTEGINDLVHENSMLQAENSNLRVRVKAMQETVDAQRARLTQILSDQANQVVARAGEGSEEIGNLIQNYIKEIEELRAKLLESEAVSEHLRKTLSRASTRSSLFAGPAPFSLAFPAPEKEANDVIEMAKRNLEKLRKKEKKKKRRLRRYEETHDHTADEHASVIKEDVPDNELEPADDEAEVEGSDHEEGEDADGEEEDFDTAGDETSEDSDSEELEEKENVQADLANITCEIAIKQKLIDELENSQRRLHTLKQQYEQKLTMLQNKIKDTQLERDKVLHSMGSLESGTEEKAKRVKVEYERKLSSMNKELQKLQSAQKEHGRLLKNQSQYEKQLRKLQLDVTDMKKTKVALMRQMKEQQERNRVAECRRNREIASLKKDQRRAEHQLKQMEAQKRQQELILRRKNDEVTALRRQVRPVSGKVSRKVSVPEPLQETPQRAAAAATGRTHASGASPSNGARSSPGRVERVYFSRSARVKWQSLERRITDITMQRMTISNMETDMNRLLKQREELTRRRERVSRKRQKMATEGADADRSLASLSEELESLGANIDYINDGIADCQASIMQMEEAKEEGDTVDVAAVISSCNLSEARFLLDHFMTLAINKGLQASQKDSQLKVMEGRLKQTEINSATQNQLLFHMLKEKAEINPELDALLGGALQGAGYLSPENGDDSSSDESSPSPATEGSSLASDLMKLCGESRPRSKARRRTATQMELLYASSGDPSCEPPTGDFSNPLQTPPEHLGGPGDMQGYAFAQTPVSPPVLSPRPASTSGSRSPTGTERRLLERSPLSRRRAQERGPTATHIPAPTSIALLSAGEAKPKGAGYKSLLEESPVFEGRRGVINPAPAPKTNPGARLRCVYVAEGHTKPVLCVDATDDLLFTGSKDRTCKVWNLVTGQEIMSLGDHPSSVVSVRYTSSLVFTVSTAYIKVWDIRDSAKCVRVLTSSGQSGSGEARGLSIPPGESQINQIALNPPGSFLYAAAGNAVRMWDLRKFASTGKLTGHLGPVMCLTVDRLGNTQDVVLTGSKDHHVKMFEVAEGTQGSVASHHTFGPAHQDAVESLAVHGDAFYSGSRDCCVKKWDLTGKTLQQQSASAHSGWVSALGLVPGSSMLLSGCRGGLLRLWHADSLAPLGEVRGHDSPITGLATNSSQLFTASDDTTVKIWEANRSLEEGAP; this is translated from the exons GATTCGTCCTCAGCTGGCCAAGGAGAAGATCGAGGGCTGCCACATCTGCACGTTTGTGATGCCCGGGGAGCCGCAGGTGGTCCTGGGGAAGGACAAGGCCTTCACCTATGACCACGTGTTGGACATGGacgcccagcaggagagcatCTACAGCCACTGTACCGAGAGCCTTATTGAAGGCTGCTTCGAGGGCTACAACGCCACCATCTTCGCCTACGGGCAG acGGGTTCGGGGAAGACGTACACTATGGGAACGGGCTTTGACGTCAACATCGGAGAGGACGAGCTGGGCATCGTTCCCCGGGCCGTCAACCACCTGTTCAGAGGGATTGAGCAGCGTCAGCAGGCTGCCACGGAGCAGGGCAGGCCTGTTCCCGAATTCAAGATCAATGCTCAGTTCCTAGAG TTGTACAACGAGGAGGTGCTGGACCTGTTCGACTCGACGCGAGACGCCGACGCCAGGAAGCAGAGATCCAGCATCAAAATCCACGAGGACGCAAACGGAGGCATCTACACCGTGGGGGTCGCCACGCGCACCGTCACCTCTGCGGCCGAG ATGATTCAGTGTCTGAAAACGGGCGCTCTGTCTCGCACCACCGCCAGCACCCAGATGAACGCCCAGAGTTCCCGCTCCCACGCCATCTTCACCATCCATCTGTGCCAAGTCCGCGTCTGCTCCCCAGATAACAAc GATAACGCAACAGACAACCGTTTAGCGAACAGCTCAGAGATCAATGAGTTCGAAACCCTCACAGCCAAGTTCCACTTTGTGGATCTGGCTGGTTCCGAGAGACTGAAGAGAACCGGAGCGACGGGAGACAGAGCTAAGGAGGGCATCTCCATCAACTGTGGGCTG CTCGCTCTGGGGAACGTCATCAGTGCCCTGGGAGACAGGAGTAAGCGCTCCACTCACGTGCCTTACAGAGACTCCAAACTGACCCGCTTGTTACAAGACTCGCTGGGGGGCAACAG TCAAACAGTGATGATTGCCTGCATCAGCCCATCGGACAGAGACTTCATGGAGACCTTGAACACGCTGAAGTACGCCAACAGAGCCCGGAACATTAAGAACAAGGTGGTGGTGAACCAGGACAGAGCAAGCCAGCAGATCAGCGCCCTGCGGACGGAGTTAGCGCGGCTACAGATGGAGCTGATGGAGTACAGGACG GGGAAGCGCATGGTGGGTGAAGACGGCACGGAGGGCATCAACGACTTGGTGCATGAGAACTCCATGCTGCAGGCGGAGAACAGCAACCTGAGGGTGAGAGTGAAGGCCATGCAGGAGACCGTCGACGCCCAGAGAGCCAGGCTCACTCAGATCCTCAGTGACCAGGCCAACCAGGTCGTGGCGAGAGCAG GTGAAGGCAGTGAAGAGATCGGGAACTTGATTCAGAACTACATCAAAGAAATTGAAGAGCTGAG AGCTAAACTTCTTGAGAGTGAGGCCGTGAGTGAGCATCTCAGGAAGACCCTGTCCCGGGCCTCCACCCGCTCCTCGCTGTTcgccggccccgcccccttctccCTTGCCTTCCCTGCTCCTGAGAAGGAGGCCAACGATGTCATCGAGATGGCCAAGAGAAACCTGGAGAAGctcaggaagaaggagaagaagaagaagaggag ACTAAGGCGATATGAAGAGACTCACGACCACACGGCAGACGAGCACGCCAG tGTTATCAAAGAGGACGTGCCGGACAATGAGCTGGAGCCGGCCGACGATGAGGCGGAGGTG GAGGGAAGCGACCACGAGGAAGGCGAAGAcgcagatggagaggaggaggactttGACACGGCGGGAGATGAGACATCTGAGGACTCAGACTCCgaggagctggaagagaaaG AAAACGTCCAGGCCGACCTGGCCAACATCACCTGCGAGATCGCCATCAAGCAGAAGCTGATAGATGAGCTGGAGAACAGCCAGCGGCGCCTGCACACTCTCAAACAGCAGTACGAGCAGAAGCTGACGATGCTGCAGAACAAGATAAAGGACACCCAGCTGGAGCGGGACAAGGTGCTGCATAGCATGG gctCACTGGAGTCGGGCACTGAGGAAAAGGCCAAGAGGGTCAAAGTGGAGTACGAGAGGAAGCTGAGTTCCATGAACAAAGAGCTGCAGAAGCTCCAGTCGGCTCAGAAGGAGCACGGCCGCCTGCTGAAGAACCAGTCGCAGTACGAGAAGCAGCTCAGGAAGCTCCAGCTGGATGTGACTGACATGAAGAAAACCAAG gtggcgCTGATGCGCCAgatgaaggagcagcaggagaggaaccGAGTCGCCGAGTGCAGGAGGAACCGGGAGATTGCGTCTCTGAAGAAAGACCAGCGGAGAGCCGAG CACCAGCTGAAGCAGATGGAGGCCCAGAAACGCCAGCAGGAGCTCATCCTCCGCAGAAAGAACGACGAG GTGACGGCTCTGAGGCGGCAGGTGAGGCCCGTGTCCGGGAAGGTGAGCAGGAAGGTGAGCGTTCCCGAACCTCTCCAGGAGACTCCGCAgagggccgccgccgccgccacgggAAGGACGCACGCCTCCGGAGCGTCCCCGAGCAACGGAGCCAG GAGCTCCCCAGGCCGGGTGGAGAGGGTCTACTTCAGCAGGTCAGCCAGGGTCAAGTGGCAATCGCTGGAGCGACGCATCACAGACATCACCATGCAGAGGATGACCATCTCTAACATGGAGACGGACATGAACCGGCTGCTGAAG caacGGGAGGAGCTCACTAGGAGGAGAGAGCGGGTGTCCAGAAAGAGGCAGAAGATGGCGACCGAGGGGGCAGACGCCGACCGCTCCCTGGCCTCCCTGAGCGAGGAGCTGGAGTCTCTCGGCGCCAACATCGACTACATCAACGACGGCATCGCCGACTGTCAGGCCAGCATCATGCAGATGGAAGAAGCTAAG GAGGAAGGAGACACGGTGGACGTGGCCGCAGTGATCAGTTCATGCAATTTATCAGAGGCCCGCTTCCTCCTGGACCATTTCATGACACTGGCCATCAATAAG GGCCTGCAGGCGTCGCAGAAGGACTCGCAGCTGAAGGTGATGGAGGGCAGGCTGAAGCAGACGGAGATCAACAGCGCCACTCAGAACCAGCTGCTGTTCCACATGCTGAAGGAGAAAGCTGAGATCAACCCGGAGCTGGACGCCCTGCTGGGCGGCGCCCTGca GGGTGCGGGTTACCTGTCACCAG AGAACGGCGATGACAGCAGCAGCGACGAGTCCAGCCCTAGTCCGGCCACGGAGGGCAG CTCTCTGGCGTCAGACCTAATGAAGTTATGCGGTGAATCCAGACCGAGAAGTAAG GCTCGCCGGCGGACTGCCACCCAGATGGAGCTGCTGTACGCGAGCAGTGGGGATCCCTCCTGTGAGCCCCCCACTGGAGACTTCTCCAACCCCCTGCAGACCCCCCCGGAGCACCTAGGAGGCCCAGGCGACATGCAGGGCTACGCGTTTGCTCAAACCCCTGTCTCTCCACCTGTTCTGTCACCCAGGCCGGCTAGCAC ATCTGGATCCAGGTCGCCTACAGGGACCGAGAGGAGGCTACTGGAGCGGTCGCCCCTCAGCCGACGGAGGGCGCAAGAGAGAGGGCCCACGGCGACACACATCCCAGCCCCCACAAGCATAGCTTTGCTTAGCGCAGGGGAGGCTAAACCCAAAGGCGCCGGCTACAAATCACT GTTGGAGGAGTCGCCCGTATTTGAAGGACGCCG AGGCGTAATCAACCCTGCGCCGGCCCCTAAAACAAACCCCGGGGCCCGACTTCGGTGCGTCTACGTAGCCGAGGGCCACACCAAACCTGTTCTCTGCGTCGACGCCACGGACGATCTGCTCTTCACGGGAtccaaag ACCGAACATGCAAAGTCTGGAATTTGGTGACGGGTCAGGAGATCATGTCTCTCGGGGATCATCCCAGCAGCGTCGTGTCGGTCAG GTACACCTCTAGCCTTGTCTTCACTGTCTCCACTGCTTACATCAAAGTGTGGGACATAAGAGACTCGGCCAAATGCGTCCGCGTGCTCAC GTCATCGGGTCAGTCGGGTTCAGGAGAGGCCAGGGGTTTGTCCATCCCGCCGGGAGAGAGTCAGATCAACCAGATCGCCCTCAACCCCCCCGGCTCCTTCCTCTACGCTGCTGCGGGCAACGCCGTACGCATGTGGGACCTCCGCAA GTTTGCATCCACCGGGAAGCTGACTGGGCATTTAGGGCCTGTCATGTGCCTCACTGTCGATCGATTGGGAAACACACAGGATGTTGTCCTCACAGGCTCCAAAGACCATCATGTCAaa ATGTTTGAGGTGGCCGAGGGCACTCAGGGCAGCGTCGCCTCCCACCACACTTTTGGACCCGCCCACCAGGACGCCGTGGAGTCTCTGGCTGTGCACGGAGATGCTTTCTACAGCGGCTCCAGAGACTGCTGCGTCAAGAAATGGGATTTGACCGGCAAAACGTTGCAACAG CAATCTGCCAGCGCCCACTCGGGCTGGGTCAGCGCCCTGGGCCTGGTGCCGGGCTCGTCGATGCTGCTCAGCGGATGCAGGGGAGGGCTGCTGCGCCTCTGGCACGCCGACTCACTTGCGCCCCTCGGCGAGGTCCGGGGGCACGACAGTCCAATCACCGGCCTCGCCACCAACAGCAGCCAACTGTTCACTGCCTCAGA tgaCACAACAGTCAAGATTTGGGAAGCCAACCGGTCTCTGGAGGAAGGAGCCCCCTGA